Part of the Candidatus Eisenbacteria bacterium genome is shown below.
CGAGGGGACATTTTAGCATTGCAGTTAACGGGGACATTTTCCCTTTGCTAACACACTGCCGCCTTTTTTTCTTGCAATCGTTTTCTCTCAATCGTAGACTAAAAGATTAAGGTAGAAGAACGTGCCGTGTGCCCCCTCACCCTGCCCTCTCCCCGAGGGGGAGAGGATTTCAAAGTTACGGTTACCAATCTTTCCCCTGGGGCAGAGGATTGAGGTGAGGCCAGCAAGAATATCCTTCCTCAGTCTTCCTCTCCCCATCGGGGAGAGGGCAGGGTGAGGGGGAGCTCGACGGAGAAAGAGTCTGGAAGATGGTGATAGACTTAAGAAACACGATTGAGGCGAATCTTGATGCCCTTCGTGGGCGCGTAGATGAGTGTCTCGTTAAGGCGGGAAGGGCAGGGGAAGATGTTACGGTTGTTGCGGTATCAAAAACCGTTTCCCTCGACGCGATACTCCTCGCAGTTGAATTGGGCGTGACAGACGTTGGTGAAAACAAGGTTCAAGAGGCTCTTGAGAAAATTCCGGCGGGAACGCGCAGGAGCAACATGCCGAGGTGGCATATGGTCGGGCACCTCCAGACGAACAAGGTGAAACCTGCGGTCCAGCTCTTCGACGTGGTGCAGTCCGTAGATTCGAATCGAATCGCGAAGGAGCTTTCCAAGAGGGCTAAGGAAG
Proteins encoded:
- a CDS encoding YggS family pyridoxal phosphate-dependent enzyme; the encoded protein is MVIDLRNTIEANLDALRGRVDECLVKAGRAGEDVTVVAVSKTVSLDAILLAVELGVTDVGENKVQEALEKIPAGTRRSNMPRWHMVGHLQTNKVKPAVQLFDVVQSVDSNRIAKELSKRAKEEGKNIDVLVEVNTSGETTKFGVFAEAAEKLIEEISDLDSISVKGLMTVGPLGEDEEARASFRTLRRLFEKIGKKGIGGVQMKYLSMGMTDDFESALEEGSNMIRIGRAIFGPRTS